From the Anolis sagrei isolate rAnoSag1 chromosome 12, rAnoSag1.mat, whole genome shotgun sequence genome, one window contains:
- the LOC132764137 gene encoding lysosomal acid glucosylceramidase-like isoform X1: protein MRFLRRQVCLKAGAPTLLSRRWRTDAPNARKAAPKGLRKRCELPVVGLSYCPCWCNPDGVGTMGLRRASLCRLMLLLQTAVEVMGSQPCNKKYFDQDSMVCVCDRTYCDTQDPVSLPSPGFFVKYESSKSGQRMERSEGKFQDKTSTPALVLVLETAQRYQTIKGFGGAVTDAAAMNILSLTPDTQNHLLRSYFSDEGIEYNVLRLPMASCDFSVRPYSYDDTPYDYELKNFNLVEEDINMKIPLVHRAKAMSKKPISLFASPWTSPTWMRTNEDWKGKGSLKGNAGDRFHKTWANYFVRFLDEYAKHNLTFWAVTAENEPTAGLIDGYPFQCLGFTAEQQRDFIALDLGPALANSSHKDIRLIILDDNRVHLPHWAKVVLSGDSKAYRYVHGIGVHWYLDFIAPIADTVAITHQLYPDYFVISTEACAGAHFWEKDVMLGSWDRGNQYSRSILANLNNHVTGWVDWNLALNLEGGPNWVKNFVDSPIIVDAANDVFYKQPMFYHMGHFSKFIPEGSQRVGLTVIQKCLGCNLEHVAALRPDGSAVMVVLNRSGLNVSFGISDHAGMILTEIPANSIQTYLWRR from the exons AGATGTGAATTGCCGGTTGTGGGCCTGAGTTACTGTCCTTGCTGGTGCAACCCAGACGGTGTTGGGACAATGGGACTCCGGAGAGCCAGTCTGTGCCGTTTGATGCTCTTGTTACAGACAGCCGTTGAAGTGATGG GGAGCCAACCCTGCAACAAGAAGTACTTTGACCAAGACTCCATGGTGTGCGTTTGCGACCGTACCTATTGTGACACCCAGGACCCCGTCTCCCTCCCTTCGCCCGGCTTCTTTGTCAAGTACGAGAGCAGCAAATCTGGCCAGCGGATGGAGCGCAGCGAAGGGAAGTTCCAGGACAAAACATCCACCCCAG CTCTGGTTCTGGTTCTGGAGACAGCCCAACGGTATCAAACGATAAAGGGATTCGGCGGTGCAGTCACTGATGCAGCTGCTATGAATATATTATCTCTGACTCCCGACACCCAGAATCATCTGCTCCGTTCCTACTTTTCAGACGAAG GGATCGAGTACAACGTTCTGCGCCTGCCCATGGCCAGTTGCGACTTCTCAGTGCGGCCGTATTCGTATGACGACACGCCGTACGACTACGAGCTGAAGAACTTCAACTTGGTGGAAGAGGATATCAACATGAAA ATCCCGCTGGTCCATCGCGCCAAGGCCATGTCTAAGAAGCCCATCTCCTTGTTTGCCTCCCCATGGACCTCTCCGACTTGGATGAGGACCAACGAGGACTGGAAGGGGAAGGGGTCCCTCAAGGGGAACGCGGGAGACCGGTTCCACAAGACATGGGCCAACTATTTTGTCAG GTTCCTCGATGAGTACGCCAAGCATAATTTGACCTTCTGGGCCGTGACGGCCGAGAATGAGCCGACAGCTGGGCTGATCGATGGCTACCCTTTCCAGTGCTTGGGCTTCACGGCTGAGCAGCAACGAGACTTCATTGCCCTGGACCTGGGGCCGGCCCTAGCAAACAGCTCCCACAAGGACATCCGTCTCATCATCCTAGATGACAATCGGGTGCATCTGCCCCACTGGGCCAAAGTG GTGCTGAGTGGAGACAGCAAGGCCTACCGCTACGTCCATGGCATCGGCGTCCACTGGTACCTGGACTTCATTGCGCCCATTGCGGACACAGTGGCAATCACGCATCAGCTCTATCCGGACTATTTTGTGATTTCGACAGAAGCCTGTGCTGGAGCACACTTCTGGGAGAAGGATGTCATGCTCGGCTCTTGGGATCGGGGCAACCAGTACAGCCGCAGCATCTTGGCG AACCTCAACAACCATGTTACAGGCTGGGTCGACTGGAACCTGGCTCTGAATTTAGAAGGGGGGCCCAACTGGGTCAAGAACTTTGTGGACAGTCCGATCATCGTGGACGCGGCCAACGACGTCTTCTACAAACAGCCCATGTTCTACCACATGGGGCACTTCAG TAAATTCATCCCAGAAGGCTCCCAGCGGGTTGGCTTGACCGTCATCCAGAAATGCCTGGGTTGCAACTTGGAGCATGTGGCCGCCCTTCGCCCTGATGGGTCAGCCGTGATGGTTGTCCTCAACCG GTCCGGCTTGAACGTCTCCTTTGGGATTTCCGATCACGCCGGCATGATCCTGACCGAAATCCCTGCCAACTCCATTCAGACCTATCTCTGGAGGCG
- the LOC132764137 gene encoding lysosomal acid glucosylceramidase-like isoform X2 → MGLRRASLCRLMLLLQTAVEVMGSQPCNKKYFDQDSMVCVCDRTYCDTQDPVSLPSPGFFVKYESSKSGQRMERSEGKFQDKTSTPALVLVLETAQRYQTIKGFGGAVTDAAAMNILSLTPDTQNHLLRSYFSDEGIEYNVLRLPMASCDFSVRPYSYDDTPYDYELKNFNLVEEDINMKIPLVHRAKAMSKKPISLFASPWTSPTWMRTNEDWKGKGSLKGNAGDRFHKTWANYFVRFLDEYAKHNLTFWAVTAENEPTAGLIDGYPFQCLGFTAEQQRDFIALDLGPALANSSHKDIRLIILDDNRVHLPHWAKVVLSGDSKAYRYVHGIGVHWYLDFIAPIADTVAITHQLYPDYFVISTEACAGAHFWEKDVMLGSWDRGNQYSRSILANLNNHVTGWVDWNLALNLEGGPNWVKNFVDSPIIVDAANDVFYKQPMFYHMGHFSKFIPEGSQRVGLTVIQKCLGCNLEHVAALRPDGSAVMVVLNRSGLNVSFGISDHAGMILTEIPANSIQTYLWRR, encoded by the exons ATGGGACTCCGGAGAGCCAGTCTGTGCCGTTTGATGCTCTTGTTACAGACAGCCGTTGAAGTGATGG GGAGCCAACCCTGCAACAAGAAGTACTTTGACCAAGACTCCATGGTGTGCGTTTGCGACCGTACCTATTGTGACACCCAGGACCCCGTCTCCCTCCCTTCGCCCGGCTTCTTTGTCAAGTACGAGAGCAGCAAATCTGGCCAGCGGATGGAGCGCAGCGAAGGGAAGTTCCAGGACAAAACATCCACCCCAG CTCTGGTTCTGGTTCTGGAGACAGCCCAACGGTATCAAACGATAAAGGGATTCGGCGGTGCAGTCACTGATGCAGCTGCTATGAATATATTATCTCTGACTCCCGACACCCAGAATCATCTGCTCCGTTCCTACTTTTCAGACGAAG GGATCGAGTACAACGTTCTGCGCCTGCCCATGGCCAGTTGCGACTTCTCAGTGCGGCCGTATTCGTATGACGACACGCCGTACGACTACGAGCTGAAGAACTTCAACTTGGTGGAAGAGGATATCAACATGAAA ATCCCGCTGGTCCATCGCGCCAAGGCCATGTCTAAGAAGCCCATCTCCTTGTTTGCCTCCCCATGGACCTCTCCGACTTGGATGAGGACCAACGAGGACTGGAAGGGGAAGGGGTCCCTCAAGGGGAACGCGGGAGACCGGTTCCACAAGACATGGGCCAACTATTTTGTCAG GTTCCTCGATGAGTACGCCAAGCATAATTTGACCTTCTGGGCCGTGACGGCCGAGAATGAGCCGACAGCTGGGCTGATCGATGGCTACCCTTTCCAGTGCTTGGGCTTCACGGCTGAGCAGCAACGAGACTTCATTGCCCTGGACCTGGGGCCGGCCCTAGCAAACAGCTCCCACAAGGACATCCGTCTCATCATCCTAGATGACAATCGGGTGCATCTGCCCCACTGGGCCAAAGTG GTGCTGAGTGGAGACAGCAAGGCCTACCGCTACGTCCATGGCATCGGCGTCCACTGGTACCTGGACTTCATTGCGCCCATTGCGGACACAGTGGCAATCACGCATCAGCTCTATCCGGACTATTTTGTGATTTCGACAGAAGCCTGTGCTGGAGCACACTTCTGGGAGAAGGATGTCATGCTCGGCTCTTGGGATCGGGGCAACCAGTACAGCCGCAGCATCTTGGCG AACCTCAACAACCATGTTACAGGCTGGGTCGACTGGAACCTGGCTCTGAATTTAGAAGGGGGGCCCAACTGGGTCAAGAACTTTGTGGACAGTCCGATCATCGTGGACGCGGCCAACGACGTCTTCTACAAACAGCCCATGTTCTACCACATGGGGCACTTCAG TAAATTCATCCCAGAAGGCTCCCAGCGGGTTGGCTTGACCGTCATCCAGAAATGCCTGGGTTGCAACTTGGAGCATGTGGCCGCCCTTCGCCCTGATGGGTCAGCCGTGATGGTTGTCCTCAACCG GTCCGGCTTGAACGTCTCCTTTGGGATTTCCGATCACGCCGGCATGATCCTGACCGAAATCCCTGCCAACTCCATTCAGACCTATCTCTGGAGGCG